A stretch of the Solanum dulcamara chromosome 6, daSolDulc1.2, whole genome shotgun sequence genome encodes the following:
- the LOC129891650 gene encoding uncharacterized protein LOC129891650 isoform X6, which produces MLLTGRFMLRSLSVASSPSTPTLQEIASNHPAGIAKVVLKKGKTQLFKDGSPMVYSGAVDRVIGRPPPTTGDIVLVADGTEKPIGWGFYNSTSMFRVRLMQQEEETAQDPSSALNPEKLLETRIAAAAMLRQNLGLPSAHTNAYRLVNSEGDRLSGLIVDIFGDLAVIASSAAWVQMYQHQIMDCLSRLNIIKRISWRPTIEILKEEGLDLSDLKKPDLIIPQTRVKVMENRISYLISLDGQKTGFYADQRENRCFLSTISEGRRVLDICCYTGGFALSAASGGALDVIGVDTSLPALQLAKENVALNGLDPRRISFLRQDATEFMKAAVSRNESWDIIILDPPKLAPRKKIFHPTV; this is translated from the exons ATGCTTCTCACTGGCCGCTTCATGCTCAGGTCTCTATCTGTTGCGTCATCACCGTCAACCCCTACCCTTCAGGAAATTGCCTCTAACCACCCTGCAG GTATTGCAAAAGTAGTGCTTAAAAAGGGAAAGACACAACTATTTAAGGATGGAAGTCCGATGGTTTATAGTGGTGCTGTTGATAGAGTAATTGGTAGACCACCACCCACCACTGGCGATATTGTCCTTGTTGCTGATGGCACAGAGAAACCTATTGGCTGGGGTTTTTACAATTCTACTTCTATGTTCCGTGTCCGGCTCATGCAGCAAGAAGAGGAAACTGCACA AGACCCTTCTTCTGCGCTTAATCCAGAAAAGCTACTGGAAACAAGAATTGCAGCAGCTGCTATGTTGCGTCAAAATCTAGGGCTTCCTTCTGCTCATACTAATGCATATCGTCTTGTTAATAGCGAAGGAGATAG ACTATCAGGCCTTATTGTCGATATCTTTGGAGATTTAGCTGTAATAGCTTCATCAGCTGCTTGGGTGCAGATGTACCAGCACCAGATAATGGATTGCTTGAGTAGATTAAATATTATCAAAAGGataagttggaggccaactattGAAATCTTGAAGGAAGAAGGCTTAGATCTTTCTGATTTGAAAAAACCAGATCTAATCATACCTCAAACTAGGGTTAAG GTTATGGAGAATCGAATTTCATATTTGATATCCTTGGATGGCCAAAAGACAGGGTTTTATGCCGATCAACGTGAGAACCGTTGCTTCTTATCTACCATTTCAGAGGGTCGTAGAGTTCTTGACATATGTTGCTATACTGGAGGTTTTGCTCTGAGTGCAGCATCTGGTggtgctttggatgttattg GTGTTGATACATCATTGCCTGCTTTGCAACTTGCCAAGGAAAATGTTGCATTAAATGGCCTGGATCCTCGAAGGATATCTTTTCTTCGGCAAGACGCAACTGAGTTCATGAAGGCTGCTGTTTCTAGAAATGAATCATGGGATATAATTATACTGGATCCTCCTAAATTGGCACCTCGGAAGAAG atTTTCCATCCGACAGTTTAG